The window AGTAAAACTTTGTGTATTAACAGTTTTTGtacatctttgttttcttacaGCATGAAATGgttgagtgttgtgtttgtgagctAGCCTATAGGtcatggtcatgtgaccactaCCATGGCAACCTACATCAACTACACCCTCTTTTTAATGCCTAGCTTTAAACAGTTGTGTTATAATGTCAACCACTAGTGGGAAAATGATGATAGAACTCCAAACTATATTAAAATGTACTTTGTCTGCTCTTCTTGCTGGATTAGATGACACCAAATCACCAGTTTTACCTCCAGGTGGTTTAGTAGAACTAAACCCTGTTAATTACAGCCAACAGTGctaaaaacaaagaggagcCTTTGCTGAGGAGCGTTGGTGGTGACACAAAATAACTGGATTGTCCATCGTGTCTGATGGGAGGATATGTTTGTGGGTTGCAGACAGACTAATCTGTTAGTCCAGCATCAGAGGAGAAGATGaccagacagagagacggacagacagacaggcagacaggcagacagacagacagacagacagacagacagacaggcagacaggcaggcaggtagacagacagacaggcagacaggcagacaggcagacaggcagacaggcaggcaggcagacagacaggcaggcaggtagacagacagacaggcagacaggcaggcaggcaggcagacagacaggcagacaggcaggcaggtagacagacagacagacagacaggcaggtagacaggcaggcaggcagggaggcaggcaggcagacagacagacagacagactctgCAGGGCAGACCGGACTGTGTGTCCATGTATAAATAGCTACTAATCAGGCCTGGGTGTCAGATTAGTTCCAATAACCTTTTGCTCAGCACACACTCATTACAGTAGCCTGCAGAACGAATGGGTCAACTCTGTCTGAGGGGATGTCCTCTACAGGACAGGTGCTTGTATGCGTCCAATCACCCACTGAGCACTAATGAAGTATTCAAACGTTTTGAGCATGAAAGACAAGTTTAAACAAAACAGCTAAGAACAGAATTTGCCTTGGATGCTTCAGGGGTGTTTGAAGAAGCTGTGCACTCTTCCTCGTTGGTGTGCGGcgcctcctcactcctctcctctgcccccTGATCACAACAGATCAAACGGTCTGAATGCATTTCCTGTGTAATCTCAGGTGCCCTAAGCTGATTTTACTGcagcaaaaaaagagagagtagGATGGAGCAGGATGCCTCAGTGTGAATGCTAGAATTCAGTTTATGAGGACAATACAGGAGGTGGAGATGGTGGGATCTGACGAGGAGACGCTGAATAATGATGAAGGATGAGAGTGATTCAGGAGGACTGAGAGGAACAGTGAGTGAAGGTGTCAGAAGGCAGTGGAGAGTATtttaaacacagaaaagaaTGAGTATAATGCTGCAAACCGTTGTAGGATTGTTTTATGAACATGTCGTACTGCAGGCAGTATGACTGTGCCAAGAAACAAGGGGGGCACATTGATGTGCTCTTGGCCTTAGTACACGTACACACAGTATGTTGTGTAGGGGTCATTTATGCCATCTGctaaagctgaaaaacaaagcaaaataatattttgttcactttttttaagaaaattaaaaatgccTGATGTAAAACTGGCccagttttttatttaaagttgaAAAAAGTTGTTATGATTTTAATTATATAAACATATTAATTCAATAAAATCCAATATATATTTACAGATTATTTGTTTAGTATTTTCCACTTCAGTAAAGGATCTGAATATTTCTACCGCTGGCAGGAATAAAGACGTTTTAAATGCTAGataaatagaaatagaaataatTTGTCGCCATCTGCTGTTTATCCCCTGTaacaaagcaggaaaagaaaatgagcgatttgttttcaaaataaaatagtaaTGCTGTTTATTGCTTCCAATAAcccaattattattatatagatAAGctatttaataaaaataattttgatcagtgtgttttttttatttgaatatatTGAGTTCTCCGCCGAAGTACGGAGTTTTTGGCTATATCGAGTTATATTTTGAAAGGTTTCCATCCGGAAGAGGATATATCCGGTTTGAACCGGGCTAGCTTTACGCAGCTGTGCTTGCTGTCAGCCACGTCACCTCCTCTGAAACAACTTTCCTCTCGGACCACTGCGCACAGAGGAGTTTAtgaggagaacacacacatacacacacactttttattttatcttttctcAGACACACTCTTTGATACGTGCCAAACGCCCTCTGACGTCCGCCGTGTTAGCCGCTAGCTTCTTTTTCTGTAGCTTGTGTTTGCGTTTTGTTTACTGCTCATCTCCTCGGGCCTGTAAGGACTTGCGttaagtttttgttttgttcaaacGTAACCTTAAACAGCATGAACATCTTTCGTCTGCTGGGTGACGTGTCACATTTGGTGGCTATCATCATCCTGCTCCTGAAGATATGGAGGTCCAGATCCTGTGCTGGTAGGCGCTGCCCCCccgctctctgctctgctgtctggGCGCTTTAACGCCCTGTGTTCGGTGCTGGTGGCCTCGGTGCAGGGTCCATGCATGCTCAGTATAAACACAGCGCTGTTTTCATGCTTATCTGTTGAGGTAAAGCTGCAGAGGTGGACGCTACGTGGCAATGTTAACAAAGTGCCGCCAGCTCCACCTACCAAACATCAGTGTGGCCTTAaattagctgtgtgtgtttttgttttttgttttgtcaactTGTAATTACACACGTTGATTAACGTCATTTCCCTCTCTTTGTAGGCATCTCTGGGAAATCTCAGGTGTTGTTTGCACTTGTCTTCACCACCAGGTATCTTGACCTGTTCACATCCTTCATTTCTCCATACAACACAGTGATGAAGGTAcgtctgcagcacacacacacacacacacagtttagtctgacatacacacatttcCTCTTTAACTTGACCCATGTGTGGTGTCTGTGGGGTCTGCTTTTAAAGTTACACATGTGGCGTTACCATAAACTGAGCAAGGGGTAAAAtggtaaaaatgaaagaaagtggtttgttttttgttgttcctCTCCTACTTGGACAGATTGAACACGACTCCTACCCCCATTGTGTGGGTTCTATTACTCTAGAGAAAACACTTGCTGCTGAGCGGGCCTTTAGAAAGTATATTTAGAAGAAAGAAAGGCCTTTGAAGATGTATCATAAACATGATTTATCCCATATGTACGAAGTTATCACATTACCTTTATTGGTAAATAGGATCTAGTGGAAATAAATGGCAAATAGGAACTATTTATATTGCTTATTCTTGGATAAACATCCAgggtgtgtgattgtgtgtcacGGTGTCATCATGGACACTATTCAGTGTTGGACTCTTCTCTCAGGTGGTGTTTTTGGCTCTGTCCTATGCCACTGTGTACCTGATCTACATGCGCTTCAGGAACACGTATGACTCAGAAAATGACACTTTCCGTGTGGAGTTCCTGTTGGTGCCGGTCATTGGACTGTCCTTCCTGGAGAACTACGCATTCACCCCAATGGAGGTAAGTGAGCATTAGATGTgttcatttataaaaaaaaaaaaaaaacaggataaggAGAGAAGCAACTCCAGCATCCTCTGCTCTCACTCAGATCCTGTGGACCTTCTCCATTTTCCTGGAGTCCGTCGCCATCATGCCGCAGCTCTTCATGATCACTAAAACTGGAGAAGCAGAGTCCATCACCACCCACTACCTGTTCTTTCTTGGCCTCTACCGAGCCCTCTACATAGCCAACTGGGTGTGGCGCTACAACACAGAGGGCTTCTTTGATCAGATCGCTGTGGTGGCTGGCGTCGTGCAGACCATTTTCTACTGTGACTTCTTCTACCTTTATTTCACAAAGGGTAAGCTAGCAGCCTTTATTTGCAGTGTTATGATTATGGACTTTTGTATAGAGCTGCAGCCACTAGGTGTGAAGCtaaatgacctttgacctcatcaagacaccaccatgacagtcATTCACTTTAATTTtcttctgtgtttattcaatCTAGGtcatttcatttcctttgtttatGCATTTAgtatttgttatttgtttacTCCTCCTCTGCTTGTCTGCAGTGCTTCGGGGAAGTGGAAAGATGAGCCTGCCGATGCCGGTTTAAATCGGACGCCTGTGCCTGTTCAGCATCTGAACGCAGACCTTGCCTTTCAGCTATGCTTCGCAATGGGACTGATGGTCTGCCATCTTTCTGTAGCCCAAAATGACATAGTTTCCATCTGGTTggtacattgtgtgtgtgagtgtgtgtatgtatttgtttgtCCACAAAATGCAAATGTCTCCATGATGTAGTCAAGGAGCTTAAATTCAGGCAAGTAAACAACactatggtgtgtgtgtgtgtgagtgtgagagagtctGAAAACAGACATGAATGATGAATCCACTAAAATGTACCTGATGTTCATTTCAGCATGTATGTACAGCACTCTGGTAGATTGTAAAGTGGTGCCTGAAAGTTTGTGAACACTTAAAAATGTTGTATTTCTGCAAAAGTTTGACTTCATTCTTTAGaagattaaaggtagggtaggagattttgaaaactcagtgagagtcagccagatttcaaaagtaaacacacgcctctttctctcggagctcaccccgaagccacgcctcccaatcacatggacgcgcattacctgtgacttcggccatcatgcacgtacctctctggtgcacagagcaggaagagagtgacaaccagccaatactccgcgcagggtccacccggaggattggctgatgtttttagtgttttatagcttccacagatgattcatattcttcgttttaatgcgaaactgccgaactaatcggttgctatcggattgtaaaaagaagttacactaatttaacaaaaagtgcatcagaatgaaatctcctacctgaCCTTTAAGTCCCAAACATGTACAATCAGACACTgaagcctcctcttcctcctggccTGCTCTGTTGTCATCATCCTCTCTCCTGATTCTTTTGAttcttccccctcctcttcttctaccTTCGTGTCCACCTGACTCTTCACACCAGTGTcaacaaaacattacaaaatTACACCCCAGTCATTTTAATCGACAATCTGAtgtttttaatcatattttttcAGAAATACAAAATGATCAAGTGTTCACAGACTTAAGCGTCTTACAGCTTCAACCTTCCAGCTGTAAGACGCTGCTCCGTGACAGAGGTCACCGCCACAAACTGAGTGTCGACAAATAATGTATTCTTTGTACATTTGTGCTCTCCAATCTTCCACAAagtgtctttttattttgtgtagaTGGACACTCCCTGACTACTTTACTGTTACATTGTGTTACTTTTCTTATTGGCAAGTTGTGTTTCTACCACATCCCTTGTCGGCTTGTCGTCTGTCTTATTATGTGATAAAAAGGgctaattgttgttgtttttgtgatgtAAGAAGCCAAAGACGGAGGAGCTGCAGCGTTTGAGTCCGTACAAcataaacaaatgtaaacatgaaagcATATAACCGGCGGAATTTGTGTTGCACACAGTTTTTATGACCTTTATTATACAGTGAATTCTCCAAACTCAGAAGGCGTGGTTCTTTGTTGAcagtcctgacacacacacacggatgttTACCTTTCTGCTGAGGCtgcacacacatcctcacacacctTCTCCGTCACTTCAGcagtgttttcctgtgtttgtaCAGCACCTTGCTTCCCTCCCTCACAGCTCCTCCCACTGCTTTGAGGGAGCTGATGGACAGAGGCGATGCTGCCAGAGCCGCTGCCTTCTCCACCACCTTCACCTTTTTCACAGCTTTCCCCTTCCCCTTGTCTTTACCCATGATCCCTGCCGCCTCTGCAGCACCTTTACCCACCGCCGTCACCAGCTCGCACCAGAAGagcctctctgctctcttcctggcctcctcttcctccttcctcctctcctcctcctccctcctcctccgcctctctAAATCTGGTGGCTTCTCCTCCTTGTCTTCAGCATCCTTCCGAGGAGACTCTACCTGGTTTCCACTTTCTCCCAGAATCCTCTCTTGTGCTTCCCGTATGATGCTGTCAGCCTCCCTGAACATCTCGATGTTATAGAATCCGCCTACATTGTCCACCACAAGCTTGTCCATCTTCTCTAGTAGTTGCAGGACTTGTTGTGTCTTCGTCTCGTCCTGCCTTCTGTTATCGAAGACGTGATACCGCCCCTGGCATTCGCTGACAATCCCTGACAGCTCAGGACTCTCCTCCAGGAAGTCCTCCACGCTTTTTCCCTGCAGCTGGTCTCCACAGGTGAACAGCAGCATGGTGAACCGCATGGCTCCGGGTCCAAACCTCGCCTTGATCCACTCCAtggcctccctctcctcctgcgTGAACCTGCCAGGCTGCAGGGTCACCAAGAAGACGTGGGGTCCCGGAGAGGACAAAGAAATACACTGTCCCACCTCAGCCATCACCTCCTGAGGGGACAGACGTGTGTGGAAGAACCCCGGTGTGTCTATGACGGAGACACTCCGTCCTCCCACTGTCCCAGTCTGCTGCTTGCAGTGTGTCGTTACAGAGCAGGGGGACACATCCACTGAGAAGGCAGGCCTGCCCAGGATGGTGTTGCCTGAGGAGCTGCGACCTGTCCCGGTCCGCCCCAGCAGGACAATCCTCCGGGGTTCGTCTTCTGATGTGGGAGGTGATGCTTCACTGACAGAACCTAAACATACACCCAAAGAATGTGTAAtattatcatcacacacacccagcaTTTCATAGGCAGCATTTCCACTTGATTAAATAACGTGCAGTAGGCTGTTACGTCACCTCCGTGACGCGCTGCAACAACATAACATACCTTCGCGTGACGCAGAATTTTCAGGGGACGACATCCCAACAGAGAAGCTGTGATAAAACCTTCAGTCTGCAGAGTTATCTGAGCCGATTCCTGAAGGCCAGACCCCCTGTTTGACGTCCACCGAGCCTGCAGAGCCTGCACAGCGCTTTGGTGCAGCTGCAGTCCGGCGCTCCACAGCGCGACACCGACATGACGCacacagagtgttttttttttttttttttttaaaatagcaCGCAGAGATGATAGAAAACTCCCCTCCAATAACACCAATCCTAATAACGTTGCTAAAAAAAGTCGATTATTTTCCATGAACAATAAATTAATGTCGTAGTTTCCACATGTGGCCACTGGGGGGCAGTAAGCGCCTACAACTCCAACCATTTCATGATGCTTAAATTGATCAATAACACATCAGCCAAGTTGTATAACAGGATCTCTTCTTCTattttatattcatttttttttatgaaatattgTTTTCAATAGCTTCAATCTCATGTGACTTTAAACCTAAGCTCAGAAAAATAAGACACATAACTGGATTTGGGTGTTTGTTGCATTTTATATGAATAGTTTTCATAGAAGAATAGTGagttttattcatttctttagaaaacacatcagtttGTTCACTAGCTTTACATGTGACCAAGTGATAAGTTGTGGTGTAGCTTTAAAGATTGTTTCAGGGTCACAGGGAGGACGAGCCGGCTGTTTTTGGGGTGAGACGCTCGGTGCATCCTGGACAGGTCGCTGG of the Parambassis ranga chromosome 8, fParRan2.1, whole genome shotgun sequence genome contains:
- the kdelr3 gene encoding ER lumen protein-retaining receptor 3, translated to MNIFRLLGDVSHLVAIIILLLKIWRSRSCAGISGKSQVLFALVFTTRYLDLFTSFISPYNTVMKVVFLALSYATVYLIYMRFRNTYDSENDTFRVEFLLVPVIGLSFLENYAFTPMEILWTFSIFLESVAIMPQLFMITKTGEAESITTHYLFFLGLYRALYIANWVWRYNTEGFFDQIAVVAGVVQTIFYCDFFYLYFTKVLRGSGKMSLPMPV
- the LOC114440290 gene encoding GTPase IMAP family member 4 — translated: MSSPENSASREGIEASPPTSEDEPRRIVLLGRTGTGRSSSGNTILGRPAFSVDVSPCSVTTHCKQQTGTVGGRSVSVIDTPGFFHTRLSPQEVMAEVGQCISLSSPGPHVFLVTLQPGRFTQEEREAMEWIKARFGPGAMRFTMLLFTCGDQLQGKSVEDFLEESPELSGIVSECQGRYHVFDNRRQDETKTQQVLQLLEKMDKLVVDNVGGFYNIEMFREADSIIREAQERILGESGNQVESPRKDAEDKEEKPPDLERRRRREEEERRKEEEEARKRAERLFWCELVTAVGKGAAEAAGIMGKDKGKGKAVKKVKVVEKAAALAASPLSISSLKAVGGAVREGSKVLYKHRKTLLK